In a single window of the Dehalococcoidales bacterium genome:
- a CDS encoding PAS domain-containing sensor histidine kinase, with protein sequence MADKKIRTNISDIKTKGGSIPESIKPKPPEEAYHALIELAHDMGQAVVMLRDIDSREGVHVFVSNIWSDITGYSRKELLGISFFDLVLPKYKETSLSRHRQKMSGTPVPGKFTLAIRKKDGQEAVIEISSAVSTPDGLPTNIVFIRDVTSIIESEAKAKEYEQQFKTIVKLANDTGEAIVILQDKDGVESKYVFVNEIWPEITGYSQEELLNMSAFDLISPSHSEAARNRLQDVFAGNTFANSFEGAIISKHGNEVPVEHTIAPIQYYGKASAIVLLRDVSKEKKAEQMLVAERNKYQHLFQFSPVGLLEVDWSDKKAFLLKLKAEGVKDIIAFLKDDPRLCATFYSLAKEIRANKALLDIYDTSSFKEYQVFTKRTFFSIPKKLDMEWKDRLGWEAPLEAMVSICEGEKSYQTFQARIITNKGRWKHVYEQFLIAPGCEHDLSSVYFSVIDVTDRVKAECELKEYKEQLEDLVIQRSRKLEQSLARETRLRENLNLKLKQQIGLIHGLIHNLKTPLSSLLSVSEVMLDTVNDDKVKKMALNINHGANLLSININELVSVVQGETGLLQLEISEIDIVEILEELLNLFRYEALRKKQVISLEFKDNLPVIWADRERLKQVVINLLENSMRYTPSGGTITVRVREEGPNVIVSVLDNGHGIAIKDLPYLFEPYYTMSKSSKHCRGLGLGLPLAKKLIELHGGSIWVHNLKKGGTEVIFSIPIKRMVLDS encoded by the coding sequence ATGGCTGATAAAAAGATTAGAACAAATATTTCCGATATCAAAACCAAAGGCGGTTCAATTCCCGAATCGATCAAACCGAAACCTCCGGAAGAGGCCTACCATGCTCTTATAGAACTTGCCCATGATATGGGCCAGGCTGTTGTAATGCTCAGGGATATAGATAGCAGGGAAGGCGTACATGTATTTGTAAGTAATATCTGGTCGGATATTACTGGTTATTCCAGAAAAGAACTGCTTGGAATATCCTTCTTCGATCTGGTGCTTCCGAAGTATAAAGAGACTTCCCTGTCAAGGCACCGGCAGAAGATGTCGGGGACTCCGGTACCGGGTAAATTTACGCTAGCCATCAGGAAGAAGGACGGGCAAGAAGCAGTTATTGAAATTTCCAGCGCCGTCAGTACCCCTGATGGACTACCTACCAACATTGTCTTTATCCGGGATGTAACCAGTATTATTGAATCTGAGGCAAAGGCAAAGGAGTACGAGCAGCAATTCAAAACGATTGTCAAGCTTGCCAATGATACCGGTGAAGCCATTGTAATCCTCCAAGATAAGGACGGGGTCGAGAGCAAATACGTCTTTGTAAATGAAATCTGGCCCGAGATCACCGGGTATTCCCAAGAGGAACTGCTCAACATGTCTGCCTTTGATCTCATTTCACCTAGTCATAGTGAGGCTGCTAGAAATAGGCTTCAAGATGTCTTTGCCGGTAATACATTTGCCAATTCATTTGAAGGGGCTATTATTTCGAAACATGGTAATGAAGTACCCGTTGAACATACAATTGCCCCGATACAATATTACGGGAAAGCTTCAGCGATAGTGCTATTGAGAGATGTAAGCAAGGAAAAAAAAGCAGAGCAAATGCTCGTTGCTGAAAGGAACAAATATCAACACCTATTTCAGTTTTCACCTGTAGGGCTGCTTGAAGTTGACTGGTCAGACAAAAAGGCATTCCTTTTAAAGCTTAAGGCTGAAGGTGTTAAAGATATCATAGCTTTTCTTAAGGATGACCCGCGTTTATGCGCAACTTTTTATTCTCTAGCAAAAGAAATAAGAGCAAACAAAGCATTACTTGATATTTACGATACTTCCAGTTTTAAAGAGTATCAAGTTTTCACCAAGCGTACTTTTTTCTCGATTCCAAAGAAACTGGATATGGAATGGAAGGACAGGCTTGGTTGGGAAGCACCTCTAGAAGCCATGGTATCGATTTGCGAAGGTGAAAAATCTTACCAAACATTTCAAGCTCGCATTATAACGAATAAGGGAAGATGGAAACATGTTTATGAACAATTCTTAATTGCGCCAGGATGCGAGCATGATCTATCTTCAGTCTATTTTTCAGTAATTGATGTTACGGACCGAGTAAAGGCAGAATGTGAATTGAAGGAATACAAAGAACAGCTTGAAGATCTGGTTATACAACGATCCAGAAAATTAGAGCAATCCCTTGCGAGAGAGACCAGACTTCGCGAGAATCTTAATCTCAAACTCAAACAGCAGATTGGCCTCATTCATGGATTAATACACAACCTAAAAACTCCATTGTCTTCTCTTTTGAGTGTCAGCGAGGTAATGTTGGATACAGTTAATGATGATAAGGTTAAAAAAATGGCACTGAATATCAACCATGGAGCTAATCTGTTGAGCATCAACATCAATGAACTTGTATCTGTGGTACAAGGCGAGACAGGCTTGCTTCAGTTAGAAATCAGCGAAATAGATATCGTAGAAATACTTGAAGAACTGTTAAATTTATTTCGTTATGAAGCTCTTAGAAAGAAGCAGGTTATCTCACTCGAATTTAAGGATAATCTTCCGGTAATCTGGGCTGACAGAGAAAGACTCAAGCAGGTGGTAATCAATCTTTTAGAAAACTCTATGAGATATACTCCTTCCGGAGGTACAATCACTGTACGGGTAAGAGAAGAAGGACCAAATGTAATTGTGTCTGTTCTCGACAATGGCCATGGTATAGCCATAAAAGATCTGCCATATTTGTTTGAACCCTATTATACAATGTCAAAGTCTTCAAAACACTGTAGGGGGCTTGGTTTAGGCCTACCATTGGCTAAGAAACTAATTGAACTCCACGGTGGTAGTATTTGGGTGCATAATTTAAAAAAAGGAGGGACTGAGGTTATCTTCTCGATTCCTATTAAAAGAATGGTTTTAGATAGCTGA